In a single window of the Enoplosus armatus isolate fEnoArm2 chromosome 15, fEnoArm2.hap1, whole genome shotgun sequence genome:
- the rmnd1 gene encoding required for meiotic nuclear division protein 1 homolog: MLLRTLWSRLGAQRPVERKPVFICASASLSQSVQPHKYESKPRTRSNWSGPWIFSSTCSLNTLHQQHIRHVLPALGGFKSLSSTLLTDSGIQTKCGQKRFYSPDLVKSVLKPSLKPAAVPGKRVPKGPRTKQPSRANQPSLNEDKDMMQCIAFATADQYHLPTLCHDLISHGFHEIDLPRDASNVLVISTDMAAKPDDDALMFFFREGSVVFWNVEEKTMKKVMRILEHHEIQPYEVALVHWENEEINYIVGEGNTKLERGNFILSDKMDQHEAVLEKFAFSNALCLSVKLAIWEVSLDNFVESIQSIPETLKSGKRVKLSSAEVMKKIGELFTLRHCINLRSDLLLTPDFYWDRENLEKLYDKTCQFLSINRRVNVVNEKLEHCTQLTDLMRSHLSEKHSLRLEWMIVILITIEVLFELAKMIF; encoded by the exons ATGCTTCTCCGGACGTTGTGGTCCAGATTAGGAGCTCAGCGGCCTGTAGAGAGGAAACCAGTTTTCATCTGTGCCTCCGCCAGTCTCTCCCAGTCTGTCCAACCACACAAGTATGAATCCAAACCCAGGACTCGCTCAAACTGGTCTGGCCCATGGATCTTTTCAAGTACTTGCTCTTTAAACACGCTTCACCAACAGCATATAAGACATGTTCTGCCCGCTTTAGGTGGATTTAAAAGTCTTAGCAGCACTTTGTTAACTGACTCTGGGATACAGACTAAATGTGGACAGAAGCGTTTTTATTCACCCGACCTTGTGAAGTCAGTGTTAAAACCAAGTTTAAAACCAGCAGCAGTTCCTGGAAAAAGGGTTCCCAAAGGACCAAGAACAAAACAACCTTCTAGAGCCAATCAGCCTTCCCTGAACGAGGACAAG gATATGATGCAGTGTATTGCCTTTGCAACAGCAGATCAGTATCATTTGCCAACACTTTGCCACGACTTGATAAGCCACGGCTTCCATGAGATAGATTTACCAAGAG ATGCCTCAAATGTGTTGGTGATAAGCACCGACATGGCTGCAAAACCAGATGACGATGCTCTAATGTTCTTCTTCAG GGAAGGCTCAGTAGTTTTCTGGAATGTTGAGGAGAAAACG ATGAAAAAAGTGATGAGAATATTGGAACATCATGAGATTCAGCCCTATGAAGTCGCATTAGTCCACTGGGAAAATGAGGAGATTAACTACATTGTTGGAGA ggGAAATACAAAGCTTGAGCGCGGCAACTTTATTCTGAGTGACAAGATGGATCAAcatgaagctgttctggagaaGTTTGCATTTTCAAATGCACTATGTTTGTCTG TGAAGCTGGCAATATGGGAGGTGTCATTAGACAACTTTGTGGAGTCAATTCAATCAATTCCAGAG ACACTGAAGTCTGGCAAAAGAGTTAAGTTGTCCTCTGCAGAGGTTATGAAGAAGATAGGAGAGCTTTTCACATTAAG ACACTGTATAAACCTGAGGTCTGACCTGCTCCTCACACCTGATTTCTACTGGGACCGAGAAAACCTGGAAAAACTCTATGATAAGACCTGCCAGTTCCTCAGCATCAACCGCAGAGTCAAT gttGTGAACGAGAAGCTGGAACATTGTACACAGCTAACAGATCTGATGAGGAGCCACCTGAGTGAGAAGCACAGCTTGAGGTTGGAGTGGATGATAGTCATCCTCATTACTATTGAg GTTTTGTTTGAACTTGCAAAAATGATCTTCTGA
- the ccdc170 gene encoding coiled-coil domain-containing protein 170, translating into MEVMENSDEVDLSHERERLKMRIAVLEESVKSCEVECKASRETVLRLVAELDRERRKAASSTAALDSLKVELDSLVVGRRSIEVERGTLMERIGASKRVIEAARRESHCLEKQVEELERKLQSSQGETQAAQEKLQMFLTQVAGLLQGKCEDVILPTEKDVLHKVDNLCNESLSEMEARLCHVSEELSEQTELQQSALQRAQLAEQQVQDLRERLQGLETELLTADMHRDGLRHSKQHYEEFLEQLSETMKIDSIAVDLGFDMRLKLILSRAEQLVKQEATSLVESKSLSYSLQRKLKSQKDQLESKGLHIQLLRKKVSELEEEKRSRSALAVQRDDAHLEARRLQKKLERLQGELKATKLSNTELKAQLSHTNELKLKVMEHSQTMQEQRQRLHQLVEGKAKVEKKLNTVSSDLQSQEKKTREDRQQLNTLRQSLVELSERERELVDFRMVVSQMLGLDATALALPNYEIIKLLETLLHTHHHHHHLHHVNMPWHCPTHQRPHLPQIQDLPDNSSLGLSTSRSAHLVDAVPLHEA; encoded by the exons ATGGAAGTTATGGAAAACTCTGATGAG GTGGACCTGTCTcatgagagggagaggctgaAGATGAGAATTGCTGTCTTGGAGGAGAGTGTGAAGTCCTGTGAGGTGGAGTGTAAGGCCAGCAGAGAGACGGTGCTCAGGCTGGTGGCAGAGCTGGACcgagagaggaggaaggctgCCAGCAGTACGGCAGCACTCGATTCACTCAAAGTG GAGTTAGACAGCCTggtggtggggaggaggagcatTGAGGTGGAGAGGGGAACCCTAATGGAGAGGATTGGGGCCAGCAAGAGAGTCATAGAGGCAGCTCGGCGAGAGTCGCATTGTTTGgagaaacaggtggaggagctTGAAAGAAAGCTCCAGTCAAGCCAGGGAGAGACTCAGGCAGCCCAGGAGAAACTACAGATGTTCCTGACACAGGTGGCAGGTCTGCTGCAGGGGAAGTGTGAGGATGTCATCCTGCCCACTGAGAAAGATGTTTTACACAAAGTGGATAACCTCTGCAATGAG TCTTTGTCAGAGATGGAGGCCAGGCTGTGTCATGTCTCTGAGGAGCTGAGTGAGCAGACGGAGCTGCAACAAAGTGCACTACAGAGGGCTCAGCTCGCAGAGCAGCAAGTCCAGGACCTGAGGGAGAGACTGCAAGGTCTGGAGACTGAGCTGTTGACAGCAGACATGCATCGTGACGGGCtgagacacagcaaacagcaT TATGAAGAGTTCCTGGAACAGCTGTCAGAGACGATGAAGATTGACAGTATTGCTGTGGATCTAGGCTTCGACATGAGACTAAAACTCATCCTGTCACGTGCAGAGCAGCTTGTTAAACAAGAGGCAACTTCtttggtggagagcaaaagtCTGTCTTACAGTCTACAGCGAAAG TTAAAGTCACAGAAAGACCAACTAGAGAGCAAAGGACTCCACATCCAGCTCCTGAGGAAGAAGGtgtcagagctggaggaggagaagaggagccGGTCAGCGTTGGCTGTGCAACGGGATGATGCTCATCTGGAGGCCAGGAGGCTGCAGAAAAAACTGGAGCGTCTCCAAGGCGAGCTGAAGGCTACCAAGCTGTCCAACACTGAGCTCAAAGCCCAGCTGTCCCACACCAATGAGCTCAAG TTGAAAGTCATGGAACACAGTCAGACCATgcaggagcagagacagaggctgCATCAGCTGGTGGAGGGGAAGGCCAAGGTGGAGAAGAAGCTGAACACAGTGAGCTCAGACCTCCAGAGCCAAGAGAAGAAGACCAGAGAGGACCGGCAACAACTCAACACCCTCAGACAGAGTCTGGTTGAGctgtctgagagggagagagag TTGGTGGATTTCCGGATGGTTGTTTCCCAGATGTTGGGTCTGGATGCCACAGCCTTGGCTCTTCCAAATTATGAAATCATCAAATTACTGGAGACCCTTCTTCAcactcatcatcaccatcaccaccttcATCATGTTAACATGCCGTGGCACTGTCCCACTCACCAGAGGCCTCATCTCCCCCAAATCCAAGACCTTCCTGACAACTCCTCCTTGGGTCTTTCTACCTCCAGGTCTGCTCATCTAGTGGATGCAGTTCCCCTCCATGAAGCCTAG
- the LOC139297934 gene encoding fap1 adhesin-like, whose product MEVISEDIPAVETVTDEPKQEIEVRVEPEEKLPVEAAKTEHVQEPQVLEAVQAPTLDSEDGSFQSLEKEVISEGIPEADTATDEPREETIPLIDVNLEQVDASKTEHVQEPEVLEAVQAPTLDSEDGSVQSLENKVISGSVPEADTATDEHREETIPLIKVHVEPVAASITEHVQEPEVLQAVQSATLDLETGSLPSLEKEVISEDIPAVETITEELEQEIEVRVGPEEKLQVESAKTEHVQEPEVLPSNVKDIVPDTKIEEGASMYVHVVTESIEGDSGQELEKQILLEDVSKPNADNVTTFVTDDTESEVVAQLDQALEITGDRKTESIPQGVEQDDCIPEIVDKLQTLTAVHVSSINEEASNVQVLEKTVISEETPAPCVDNAAVTDEPKHEVHLSAVKVSVEGEKESELPSTEITTAAVKHAVVACNLKEVSVAIPDVLIENTSDITEPLIDKVANEVVFKEQVETATPLLKDDLTETAEEGSVVTIVDSVLEVGVTEAKEVRDVCLETVHKVDNLSATPEIEEEIVDEENKVTIQEVTQLVKENLPETVPESVVVILEQEIIEQSDTVTEVSELVESESNEVKDQKATEDSIETFNERQNEAPALIGDDSVSEDLVQTREISGSLDVSIHDHKEDLVETKQEKSEATVTAEEVKSSSEELDVKQQAQIPQIAQSLIETPTNTGLAVPQNTGIISSIGNVESPSSLSLEFKLNIQFGQAKAPASPPPTTERIEPVKQTDVSEVGVQAVEEVDPIKLINPTQRAESQKNTELTEVAVQATEMTEPAANLDSTERAVIMTQPVLLDTRIQAIETVQPVEQIKSTERVTSSVQAMETIQPVRPTEKRQVFLSQPVLSVDRNQEAKAEEPVKQKEEDNDQDVWMDAEEVIYTQKETEVSLLEVVKSLEPLTESNQEEKAGLEHEVEMASDSKTEEEGSQQEMQKTGRMCEIESEGEDFGIALEHPETATASITTMEWD is encoded by the exons ATGGAAGTGATATCAGAGGATATTCCAGCAGTGGAAACAGTTACAGATGAACCCAAACAGGAAATTGAAGTGAGGGTTGAGCCAGAAGAAAAACTACCAGTGGAAGCTgcaaaaactgaacatgttcAAGAACCACAAGTATTAGAAGCTGTTCAAGCACCCACATTAGATTCAGAAGATGGTAGTTTTCAATCACTTGAAAAAGAGGTAATATCAGAGGGCATTCCCGAGGCAGACACAGCTACAGATGAACCCAGAGAGGAGACAATACCTCTCATTGACGTCAATCTTGAGCAAGTGGATGCTTCCAAAACTGAACATGTTCAAGAACCAGAAGTATTAGAAGCTGTTCAAGCACCAACATTAGATTCAGAAGATGGCAGTGTTCAATCACTTGAAAATAAGGTAATATCAGGCAGCGTTCCTGAGGCAGACACAGCTACAGatgaacacagagaggagacaaTACCTCTCATTAAAGTCCATGTTGAGCCAGTGGCTGCTTCCATAACTGAACATGTTCAAGAACCAGAAGTATTACAAGCTGTACAATCAGCCACATTAGATTTAGAGACTGGTAGCCTTCCATCACTTGAAAAGGAAGTAATATCAGAGGATATTCCAGCAGTTGAAACCATTACAGAAGAACTCGAACAGGAAATTGAAGTGAGGGTTGGGCCAGAAGAAAAACTACAAGTGGAATCGgcaaaaactgaacatgttcAAGAACCAGAAGTATTACCATCTAATGTAAAAGATATTGTACCTGATACAAAAATTGAGGAAGGGGCATCAATGTATGTGCACGTAGTCACAGAAAGTATTGAGGGAGACAGTGGTCAGGAACTTGAAAAGCAAATATTGTTAGAAGACGTTTCCAAACCAAATGCTGACAATGTCACTACTTTTGTTACAGATGACACTGAGAGTGAAGTTGTGGCACAACTGGATCAGGCTTTAGAGATAACAGGGGATCGGAAAACTGAGAGTATCCCACAAGGTGTTGAGCAGGACGACTGCATCCCTGAAATTGTAGACAAGTTACAAACATTAACAGCAGTTCATGTATCCTCTATAAATGAGGAGGCAAGTAATGTTCAGGTTCTAGAAAAGACTGTAATTTCTGAAGAAACCCCAGCACCTTGTGTAGACAATGCTGCAGTTACAGATGAACCCAAACATGAAGTGCATCTCAGTGCAGTGAAAGTCAGTgttgagggagaaaaagaaagtgaacttCCAAGCACTGAGATAACGACTGCTGCAGTTAAGCATGCCGTAGTCGCATGTAATCTCAAAGAGGTCTCAGTTGCAATACCTGATGTTTTGATAGAGAACACATCAGACATTACTGAACCCTTAATAGACAAAGTGGCAAATGAGGTAGTGTTCAAGGAGCAAGTCGAGACTGCCACACCATTACTGAAAGATGATTTGACTGAGACAGCGGAGGAAGGCAGTGTGGTT ACAATTGTGGACTCAGTGCTAGAGGTAGGTGTAACAGAAGCCAAAGAAGTGAGAGATGTTTGTCTTGAAACAGTTCATAAGGTAGACAATCTCTCTGCAACTCCAGAGATTGAAGAGGAAATAGTTGATGAGGAAAACAAGGTGACCATTCAAGAAGTTACTCAACTTGTAAAGGAGAACTTACCAGAGACAGTACCTGAATCAGTGGTTGTCATCTTGGAGCAAGAAATTATAGAACAGTCAGATACTGTGACAGAAGTGAGTGAGTTGGTTGAAAGTGAATCGAATGAAGTGAAGGATCAAAAAGCGACGGAGGATAGTATTGAAACATtcaatgaaagacaaaatgaagcaCCTGCTCTCATCGGTGATGACTCTGTGTCCGAGGATCTCGTGCAAACACGTGAAATTTCAGGAAGTTTAGATGTTTCTATCCATGATCACAAGGAAGATTTGGTGGAAACCAAACAGGAAAAATCAGAAGCGACTGTCACAGCAGAGGAGGTCAAATCATCATCAGAGGAATTAGATGTGAAACAACAAGCACAGATTCCACAAATTGCCCAAAGTCTGATTGAAACACCTACCAACACTGGATTAGCAGTCCCCCAAAACACTGGAATAATCTCATCAATAGGTAATGTGGAGTCCCCTTCAAGTCTTTCTTTAGAATTCAAACTTAACATACAGTTTGGGCAAGCAAAGGCACCAGCTTCCCCACcaccaacaacagagagaatTGAACCTGTGAAACAGACAGACGTGTCTGAGGTCGGAGTACAGGCAGTAGAGGAAGTAGACCCCATAAAGCTAATAAATCCAACACAAAGAGCTGAGagccagaaaaacacagagctaacagaggTCGCTGTTCAggcaacagaaatgacagaaccAGCAGCAAACTTAGATTCAACAGAAAGAGCCGTGATCATGACTCAGCCTGTGCTGCTGGATACCAGAATACAAGCGATCGAAACAGTACAACCAGTAGAACAAATCAAATCGACAGAGAGAGTAACCTCCAGTGTCCAGGCAATGGAAACAATACAACCAGTAAGgccaacagagaaaagacaagtgTTCCTCAGTCAGCCAGTACTCTCTGTAGATCGTAACCAAGAAGCAAAAGCAGAAGAGCCTGttaaacaaaaagaggaagacaaTGACCAGGATGTGTGGATGGATGCTGAAGAAGTAATTTATACTCAAAAGGAAACAGAGGTGTCCCTTCTTGAGGTGGTGAAATCTCTAGAACCTCTGACAGAAAGTAACCAAGAGGAAAAGGCAGGTCTTGAACATGAGGTTGAAATGGCTTCTGATTCCAAGACTGAGGAAGAAGGAAGTCAACAGGAAAtgcagaaaacaggaagaatGTGTGAAATTGAGAGTGAAGGTGAAGATTTTGGCATCGCACTTGAGCATCCTGAAACTGCAACTGCGAGCATCACCACAATGGAGTGGGATTAA